The genome window CTATAGATAAGGTTGGTTACCAAGCTCAAGTTATTCCAGCTATTTTAGCAGGACTTACTCTTGGATATATAGAAACTAAACTTAATAAAGTTGTTCATGAAGCAGTTAGAATTGTTATTGTTCCTTTAATCTCTCTAGTGGTTACTGTATTTTTAGCCCATGCTATAATTGGTCCAGTTGGAAGAATTTTAGGAGATTTTGTAGGACATATTTTCCAAGTACTACTTACTGGAAAATTTGCTGTAATAGGGTCTATTATCTTTGGTTTCCTTTATGCTCCATTGGTTATAACAGGAATACACCACACTACTAATGCTGTGGAGTTTACTCTTATTCAACAATTAGGTGGAACAATGATATTCCCACTACTAGCTCTAAGTAATATCTCTCAAGCTACTGCTTCTTTAGCTATGGGATTTGCTTCTAAAGAGGTAAAGAAAGATATAGCTATTCCAGCTTCTATCTCTGCTTATTTAGGAGTTACTGAACCAGCTCTTTATGGAGTTAATATTAAGTATAAATATCCTATGATCTGTGCTATGATTGGTTCAGCTTGTGGTGCTGGTATTTGTGGATTCTTTGGAGTTATGGCTAACAGTATTGGAGTGGGAGGATTACCTGGAATACTTACTGTTAAACCTCAATATTGGTTAGTATATTTAATAGCTATGATTGTTACTATTTCTGTAACTTTTATCTCTACATTTATTTATACTAAAAAAAGAGCTTAATTAAAATATATTAAAAATTCTAAAATATAAAAATTTTAAGTTAATATAAAAAGGGATGTCAAAACACATCCCTTTTTTAAATTCTTTTAATATTGTTTCATTAATTCTCTTACTTTTGTTACTACTTCATCTTTTGAAACTTCAAAAGTTTCCCCTGTTTTTCTTATTTTTAATTCTACAATACCTTCATTAGCTTTTTTACCACAAATTACTTTAAATGGGAATCCAATAAGATCTGCATCTTTAAATTTGAATCCAGGTCTTTCATCTCTATCATCAAGCATAGTATCTATTCCTTCATCTAATAGAGCATTGTATAATTCTTCAGCAAGAGTTACTTGTTCTTGTGCTTTCATATTAGCTGGAATTACATCTACTACATATGGAGCTATTGCTGATGGCCAAACAATTCCAAACTCATCATTATTTTGCTCAATAGCAGAAGCAAGAGTTCTTGAAACTCCTATTCCATAACATCCCATAATAATTGGGTGAGTTACACCTTTCTCATCTATAAATGTAGCTTGTAATTTTTCAGAGTATTTAGTTCCTAATTTAAAGATATGTCCTACTTCTATTCCTCTAGCTGAAGCTAAAGTTCCTCCACACTTTGCACAAACATGTCCAGGTTTTACAGTTTTAACATCTTTTATAATATCAGCTTTGTAATCTCTTCCATAGTTTACATTGATGTAGTGAGTATCTAATCTGTTTCCACCAGCTGTATGGTTAGTAATTTCAAGTACTGTATCGTCAGCTACTACTTTGATATTTCCTAAATCAATTCCAAATGGTCCAATAAATCCTTTTACAAGTCCTAATTTTTCTAATTCTTCATCAGTTAATAATTCAACTTCTATCGCATCTACTGCGTTTTTAAGTTTAGTTTCATTAACTTCATAATCTCCTCTAATTAAAACCATATATACTTGATCTGTTCCCATATCTCTATACATCATAGCTTTAACAGTTCTCTCTACAGGAACTTTTAAATATTCTACTACATCTTCTATTTTAGAAACATTAGGAGTATCAATTAATTCCACTGCTTTTAATTCCTCTTTTTCAGCATGGAATACTTTACTTACAGCTGTTTCTACGTTTGCTGCATAATCACAGCTTTCACAATAGATGATTTCATCCTCTCCAGAATCTGCTAATACGTGGAACTCTTTTGATCCACTTCCTCCTATTGCTCCAGAATCAGCCTCAACAGGTCTAAATTTTAAACCACAACTTGAGAAAATTCTCTTATAAGTAGCTTCCATATTATCAAATTCTTCATCTAAAGACTCTCTTGTAGCATGGAAAGAGTAAGCATCTTTCATTATAAACTCTCTTCCTCTCATAAGTCCAAATCTTGGTCTTATTTCATCTCTAAATTTTGTTTGAATTTGATAAAGATTTAAAGGTAATTGCTTATATGAAGCAACATCATTTCTAATAACATCAGTTACTACTTCTTCATGAGTTGGTCCTAATACGAAATCTCTCTTTGCTCTATCTTGTAATTTCATCATAAGAGGTCCCATTACTTCCCATCTTCCACTTTCTTTCCAAAGTTCAGCTGGTTGTAATACTGGCATGAATATCTCTTGAGCTCCTGCTCTATCCATCTCTCTTCTTACAATATTTTCTACTTTTTTAAGAGCTTTTAATCCTAATGGTAAGTATGTATATACTCCACTAGTTAATTTTTTAATCATTCCAGCTCTCAAAAGAAGCTTATGACTTGCTATTTCAGCTTCTTTTGGAGTTTCTTTAAGTGTCTTGATATAACTCTTACTGAATCTCATTTTTTCCTCCATACAATTTTTTATATTACTCCCTATTCTACCACAAAATCTAGTAGTTTGTCTAAATAAATTTAAAGAAAACTATTTAATTTCCTTAAACTTTTCTGAAATATCAATAATTAAATACTCATTTTCTATTTTCCCATTGTTTTCTTTTAAATATTCATAACATATATCTTTAACTAATTTTATAGTTTTTACATCATGAACTATATCTACAAATTTTAGATCACTCAAACCACTTTGCTTTGTTCCAAAAATTTCACCAGATTTTCTTAAACGTAAATCCTCTTCAGCAATTTTAAATCCATCTTGTGTTTCTTCCATAACTTGAAGCCTAGCTTTTGAAGTAGCATTATCTGTTTTTGAAACTAAAAAGCAGTAAGATTGATACTCCCCTCTTCCAACTCTACCACGTAGTTGATGAAGTGCTGATAACCCAAATCTTTCAGCATTATTTATTACAATAATT of uncultured Fusobacterium sp. contains these proteins:
- the treB gene encoding PTS trehalose transporter subunit IIBC, giving the protein MAEINEKFREDALKVIEGVGGKDNISSVTHCMTRLRFVLKDPNKADIKKLETIKSVKGSFTNGGQFQIIIGNTVAEFYKTMTALFDLKEVSKEESKEYAKKNMNPLERFLATMAEIFVPLLPAIICGGLILGFRNLIGDIQFGGQTLVQAHPFWATVYNFLWLIGEAIFHFLPVGITWSVVRKMGGSQILGIILGITLVSPQLMNAYNIGKATPESWDFILFSIDKVGYQAQVIPAILAGLTLGYIETKLNKVVHEAVRIVIVPLISLVVTVFLAHAIIGPVGRILGDFVGHIFQVLLTGKFAVIGSIIFGFLYAPLVITGIHHTTNAVEFTLIQQLGGTMIFPLLALSNISQATASLAMGFASKEVKKDIAIPASISAYLGVTEPALYGVNIKYKYPMICAMIGSACGAGICGFFGVMANSIGVGGLPGILTVKPQYWLVYLIAMIVTISVTFISTFIYTKKRA
- a CDS encoding proline--tRNA ligase — its product is MRFSKSYIKTLKETPKEAEIASHKLLLRAGMIKKLTSGVYTYLPLGLKALKKVENIVRREMDRAGAQEIFMPVLQPAELWKESGRWEVMGPLMMKLQDRAKRDFVLGPTHEEVVTDVIRNDVASYKQLPLNLYQIQTKFRDEIRPRFGLMRGREFIMKDAYSFHATRESLDEEFDNMEATYKRIFSSCGLKFRPVEADSGAIGGSGSKEFHVLADSGEDEIIYCESCDYAANVETAVSKVFHAEKEELKAVELIDTPNVSKIEDVVEYLKVPVERTVKAMMYRDMGTDQVYMVLIRGDYEVNETKLKNAVDAIEVELLTDEELEKLGLVKGFIGPFGIDLGNIKVVADDTVLEITNHTAGGNRLDTHYINVNYGRDYKADIIKDVKTVKPGHVCAKCGGTLASARGIEVGHIFKLGTKYSEKLQATFIDEKGVTHPIIMGCYGIGVSRTLASAIEQNNDEFGIVWPSAIAPYVVDVIPANMKAQEQVTLAEELYNALLDEGIDTMLDDRDERPGFKFKDADLIGFPFKVICGKKANEGIVELKIRKTGETFEVSKDEVVTKVRELMKQY